A region of Paenibacillus thiaminolyticus DNA encodes the following proteins:
- the alaS gene encoding alanine--tRNA ligase, giving the protein MKANEIRAKWLEFFESKGHHIEPSASLVPHNDPSLLWINAGMAPLKPYFDGRVKPDNPRIANSQKCIRTNDIENVGKTRRHHTFFEMLGNFSIGDYFKEEAITWAWEFLTDKRWIGFDPSRLYVTVYNEDEEAYKLWNEKIGLPADHIIKTGDDNFWDIGEGPCGPCTEIFYDRGEKYGTLESDPECYPSGENERYLEVWNLVFSQFNHNKDGSYTPLPNKNIDTGAGLERFASILQDVDSNFDTDLFQPIIQASARVAGVTYKENEKHDVALKVIADHVRTVVFAVADGVLPSNEGRGYVIRRLLRRAVRYGKVLGIDRPFLVELVPHVGDVMGGYYPDIVEKREFIEKVIRNEEERFHETLADGLAILGEMADAARAEGRTQITGAEAFKLYDTYGFPLDLTEDYAAEHGLTVDHEGFDEAMQAQRERARAARQDGASMKIQGGPLAELTIKSEFVGYNELVTQSNIVAMFAGNEAVEEVKAGDSCQIVLDRTPFYAESGGQVSDGGTLTAPGTAAVVEEVFKAPHGQHVLVVRVTEGSLRTGMNVQAAVARAEREDIVKNHTATHLLHKALKQVLGEHVNQAGSLVEAERLRFDFTHLGAIQPDELQDIERRVNEQIWNGIGVVIESKAIDEAKAMGAMALFGEKYGDIVRVVQVGDYSIELCGGCHVRNTSEIGLFKVVSESGIGSGVRRLEAVTGRHAYQYMESQLELLKQAAGLLKANAADVPKRVEGMFAREKELARENESLKAKLSSLEAGQLTDRVRSVAGIPVLAAQVDAGGMDALRTTADELKAKLPGSVIALASAADGKVNLVVAVAPELVKQGLHAGKLIKELASVCGGGGGGRPDMAQAGGKDPGKIDDALRLLDALVAKQLESGK; this is encoded by the coding sequence ATGAAAGCCAATGAGATTCGCGCAAAATGGTTGGAATTTTTCGAGAGCAAAGGCCATCATATCGAGCCGAGCGCTTCGCTCGTCCCGCATAACGATCCGTCCTTGTTATGGATCAATGCCGGCATGGCGCCGTTGAAGCCGTATTTTGACGGGCGCGTGAAGCCGGACAATCCGCGGATTGCCAATTCGCAGAAGTGCATCCGCACGAACGATATCGAGAATGTCGGCAAGACCCGTCGTCACCATACATTTTTCGAGATGCTCGGGAACTTCTCCATCGGTGATTATTTTAAGGAAGAAGCGATTACCTGGGCATGGGAGTTCCTGACCGACAAGCGCTGGATCGGGTTCGATCCGTCCCGGCTGTATGTCACGGTCTACAACGAGGATGAAGAGGCATACAAGCTGTGGAATGAGAAAATTGGGCTGCCGGCGGATCACATCATCAAGACCGGGGACGACAACTTCTGGGATATCGGGGAAGGCCCGTGCGGTCCTTGCACGGAGATTTTCTACGATCGCGGCGAGAAGTACGGCACGCTGGAGAGCGACCCGGAATGCTACCCAAGCGGCGAGAACGAGCGCTATCTGGAAGTATGGAATCTCGTATTCTCTCAATTCAATCACAATAAGGACGGCAGCTACACCCCGCTGCCGAATAAAAATATCGATACCGGCGCAGGGCTCGAGCGGTTCGCTTCCATCCTGCAGGATGTCGACTCGAACTTCGATACCGACTTGTTCCAGCCGATTATTCAGGCTAGCGCCCGCGTTGCCGGCGTAACTTACAAGGAGAATGAGAAGCACGATGTCGCGCTGAAGGTGATTGCCGACCATGTGCGCACGGTGGTGTTCGCTGTCGCCGATGGCGTACTGCCTTCCAATGAAGGCCGCGGCTACGTCATCCGCCGTTTGCTGCGCCGTGCGGTCCGCTATGGCAAAGTGCTCGGAATCGACCGGCCGTTCCTCGTCGAGCTCGTCCCGCATGTCGGCGACGTCATGGGAGGATACTACCCGGATATTGTCGAGAAGCGCGAATTCATCGAGAAAGTCATTCGCAATGAAGAGGAGCGCTTCCACGAGACGCTGGCCGATGGGCTGGCTATTCTCGGAGAAATGGCGGACGCCGCCCGCGCGGAAGGACGGACGCAGATTACCGGCGCAGAAGCGTTCAAGCTGTATGACACGTACGGCTTCCCGCTTGATCTGACGGAAGATTATGCCGCCGAGCATGGGCTGACGGTCGATCATGAAGGCTTCGATGAAGCGATGCAGGCGCAGCGCGAACGGGCGCGTGCCGCGAGACAGGACGGGGCAAGCATGAAGATTCAGGGCGGACCGCTGGCGGAGTTAACGATTAAAAGCGAGTTCGTTGGTTATAATGAGTTGGTAACCCAATCCAACATTGTCGCGATGTTCGCCGGCAATGAAGCCGTCGAGGAAGTGAAGGCGGGAGACTCCTGCCAGATCGTGCTCGATCGCACCCCTTTCTATGCGGAGAGCGGCGGACAGGTAAGCGATGGCGGCACATTGACTGCACCGGGGACGGCAGCCGTCGTGGAAGAGGTGTTCAAGGCGCCTCACGGACAACATGTGCTTGTCGTCCGGGTAACGGAAGGTTCGCTTCGCACCGGCATGAACGTGCAGGCAGCGGTTGCCCGCGCCGAACGGGAAGACATCGTGAAGAACCATACTGCGACCCATCTCCTGCACAAAGCTCTCAAGCAGGTGCTCGGCGAGCATGTCAATCAGGCAGGCTCCCTTGTAGAGGCGGAGCGGCTTCGCTTCGACTTCACGCATCTGGGCGCTATCCAACCGGACGAGTTGCAAGATATCGAGCGCCGGGTCAACGAGCAGATTTGGAACGGCATCGGCGTCGTGATCGAGTCCAAGGCGATTGACGAAGCGAAGGCGATGGGCGCGATGGCGCTGTTCGGCGAGAAGTACGGCGATATCGTGCGCGTGGTCCAAGTGGGCGATTACAGCATCGAGCTGTGCGGCGGATGCCATGTCCGGAACACGTCGGAGATCGGATTATTCAAAGTGGTGAGCGAGAGCGGGATCGGCTCCGGCGTCCGTCGTCTGGAAGCCGTTACGGGCCGTCACGCTTATCAATATATGGAATCCCAATTGGAGCTGTTGAAGCAGGCTGCCGGCCTGTTGAAGGCGAACGCAGCCGACGTGCCGAAGCGGGTCGAGGGGATGTTCGCCCGCGAGAAGGAACTGGCGCGCGAGAATGAATCGCTGAAGGCGAAGCTGAGCAGTCTCGAAGCGGGGCAGTTGACCGACCGGGTCCGCTCCGTAGCGGGAATTCCGGTGCTGGCGGCGCAGGTCGACGCCGGCGGCATGGACGCGCTGCGCACGACGGCCGATGAGCTGAAGGCGAAGCTTCCAGGCTCTGTGATCGCGCTGGCCTCTGCAGCTGACGGCAAGGTGAACCTGGTCGTCGCTGTCGCTCCGGAGCTGGTGAAGCAGGGATTGCATGCAGGCAAGCTGATCAAGGAGCTGGCTTCCGTCTGCGGCGGAGGAGGAGGCGGCCGTCCGGACATGGCTCAGGCCGGAGGCAAAGATCCAGGCAAGATCGACGATGCGCTTCGCCTGCTGGACGCGCTGGTAGCTAAGCAGCTGGAAAGCGGCAAATAG
- a CDS encoding IreB family regulatory phosphoprotein has product MNSMDKTMKFNVKAEEQEASSQDILLSVYDALVEKEYNPINQIVGYLLSGDPAYIPRHNNARSLVRKKERDELIEELVRFYLNHHR; this is encoded by the coding sequence ATGAATTCCATGGATAAGACGATGAAGTTCAATGTGAAGGCAGAGGAGCAGGAGGCATCCAGCCAAGATATATTGCTGTCTGTCTACGATGCCCTTGTCGAGAAGGAATACAATCCCATCAACCAAATCGTCGGTTATCTACTATCCGGGGATCCCGCTTATATCCCGCGGCATAACAATGCTCGAAGCCTGGTACGGAAGAAGGAGCGGGATGAATTGATCGAGGAGCTGGTGCGCTTCTATCTCAATCATCACCGTTAA
- the ruvX gene encoding Holliday junction resolvase RuvX encodes MKILGLDYGDRKIGVAVSDAFGWTAQGLEVIVRRKPDDDLRRIGEIIKEHGVEEIVIGLPKNMNGTIGPRGEISRSYAEVLKQSFGLPVHLWDERLSTVSAERTLLEADVSRKKRRQVIDKMAATIILQTYLDYQSRR; translated from the coding sequence ATGAAGATTCTCGGCTTGGATTACGGGGACCGCAAGATCGGAGTCGCGGTCAGCGACGCGTTCGGCTGGACGGCGCAAGGCCTCGAAGTCATCGTTCGGCGGAAGCCTGATGACGACCTGCGGCGGATTGGCGAGATCATCAAGGAACACGGCGTCGAGGAAATTGTTATCGGATTGCCGAAGAACATGAACGGAACGATTGGACCGCGGGGCGAAATAAGTAGGTCATATGCTGAAGTCTTGAAGCAGTCGTTCGGATTGCCCGTTCACCTGTGGGATGAGCGCTTGAGTACGGTATCGGCGGAGCGCACTTTGCTCGAAGCGGATGTTAGCCGGAAGAAGCGCAGACAAGTCATTGATAAGATGGCGGCAACCATAATTTTGCAGACGTATCTTGACTATCAATCAAGAAGGTGA
- a CDS encoding DUF1292 domain-containing protein, whose translation MTQDNYLQEEPEIIYIPDDEGNEEEFEVIMKFEVDGSDRKYMMVIPVDSEDEETDEVYAFRYEEDGDDLKLYIIEDEEEWNIVEETFNTLVSSEEDEA comes from the coding sequence ATGACACAGGACAATTATTTGCAAGAGGAACCGGAAATTATTTATATCCCGGACGATGAGGGCAATGAAGAAGAATTTGAGGTCATCATGAAATTCGAAGTGGATGGTTCTGATCGGAAATATATGATGGTAATTCCTGTTGATTCCGAAGACGAAGAGACCGATGAAGTATATGCGTTCCGCTATGAAGAAGACGGTGATGATCTGAAGCTGTACATCATCGAAGATGAAGAAGAATGGAATATCGTAGAAGAGACATTCAATACGCTGGTCAGCTCCGAGGAGGATGAAGCGTGA
- a CDS encoding DUF1292 domain-containing protein yields the protein MSTDEGIRFIERLKSVYGDAVEMTDERGKSRTWSLVAEFEYRGRAYAVLQPGEGPDVAEPDLFRIVPEGDNGWQLETIDDDEEWEDVMERYDEIAFADQF from the coding sequence GTGAGCACCGATGAGGGCATCCGGTTCATTGAACGGTTGAAGAGCGTCTATGGCGATGCGGTGGAGATGACGGACGAGCGGGGGAAGAGCCGAACCTGGTCTCTTGTCGCGGAGTTCGAGTATCGTGGACGGGCGTACGCCGTGCTGCAACCGGGCGAAGGCCCGGACGTCGCAGAACCGGATCTGTTCCGCATCGTGCCGGAAGGCGACAACGGCTGGCAGCTTGAGACGATAGACGATGACGAAGAATGGGAAGACGTGATGGAGCGCTACGACGAGATCGCGTTCGCCGATCAATTCTAG
- the mltG gene encoding endolytic transglycosylase MltG, with translation MKTGTKVMTAFLILIILAGAGVIGYVWNGMQPLPTEEREITVTIEPGTGTSSIASRLEAEGVIKNALIFKGYLKYKNEGSRFQAGTYAFYPGVTYDEIIASLNQGDVVPDKMIRFTIPEGYTVAQIADKLADEGYVNKDIFLKLTEDIAWLSGHSELTALIPTGDDIKHPLEGYLFPETYEMKEGSSEEEIILRMLEEMRQRLMDISPGWEDELQTKDLTLHQWLTAASLIEREVVVDEERPLVAGVIFNRMKQSMKLQIDATVQYALDKPKERLYYKDLEIESPYNTYQINGLPPGPIASPSSASLEAVLRPEPSDYLFYVTKKDGSFTHLFAKTYEEHLKNIEKSKQTAGE, from the coding sequence ATGAAGACTGGAACGAAGGTGATGACCGCTTTCCTAATTCTGATTATCCTGGCGGGAGCCGGCGTAATCGGTTATGTGTGGAACGGCATGCAGCCCCTGCCGACAGAGGAGCGCGAGATTACCGTCACTATCGAGCCGGGCACGGGAACGTCCAGCATCGCTTCCCGTCTGGAAGCAGAGGGCGTTATTAAGAATGCACTTATTTTTAAAGGTTATTTGAAATATAAAAATGAAGGTTCCCGCTTTCAGGCCGGGACATATGCTTTCTACCCGGGTGTTACGTATGACGAGATTATTGCCAGTTTGAATCAGGGCGATGTCGTTCCGGATAAAATGATCCGCTTTACGATTCCGGAAGGCTATACGGTCGCGCAGATTGCCGACAAGCTGGCTGACGAAGGGTATGTGAACAAGGACATCTTCCTCAAGTTGACGGAGGACATCGCATGGTTATCAGGACACTCCGAGTTAACGGCGCTTATTCCGACCGGCGATGACATCAAGCATCCGCTGGAAGGGTATTTATTCCCGGAGACATACGAGATGAAGGAAGGAAGCAGCGAGGAAGAGATCATCCTTCGTATGCTGGAGGAGATGCGGCAGCGGTTGATGGACATCTCTCCGGGCTGGGAGGACGAGCTGCAAACTAAAGATCTAACGCTCCATCAATGGCTGACCGCTGCGTCGCTGATCGAACGGGAGGTCGTCGTCGATGAGGAGCGCCCGCTTGTGGCGGGGGTTATCTTCAACCGCATGAAGCAGAGCATGAAGCTGCAGATTGACGCCACGGTCCAGTACGCGCTGGACAAGCCGAAGGAACGGCTGTATTATAAGGACTTGGAGATTGAGAGCCCTTATAACACGTACCAGATTAACGGCTTGCCGCCGGGTCCAATCGCGAGTCCGAGCAGCGCGTCGCTTGAGGCGGTACTGCGTCCGGAGCCTTCCGACTATTTGTTCTATGTTACGAAAAAGGACGGAAGCTTCACTCATTTGTTCGCCAAAACGTATGAAGAGCATTTAAAAAATATCGAAAAAAGCAAACAGACAGCAGGAGAATAG
- a CDS encoding peptidase U32 family protein yields the protein MTYQPELLVTASSTEEVARLLEAGANAVLVGEEKYGVRLPGNMTPDSIEASLLHARAREAKLYVAVNNIFHNDRLQELADYLRCLEQLKVDAIVFGDPAVLMTARSAAPSLKLHWNAEMTSTNYKTAKYWQKRGASRIVAARELNMEQVLEMKQQLPDMDVEIQVHGMTNIYHSKRHLVNHYFAHIGEHDEMGRADMSRKLFLIEQERREEKYPIFEDANGTHIMSSDDICVLEDLKPLLDARVDSFKIEGLLKSVSYNETVVKVYREAIDSYLRDPEQYRFHEEWMGRIRAVQDPERELSFGFFYKDQVY from the coding sequence ATGACGTATCAACCCGAATTGCTCGTCACTGCCAGCAGCACGGAAGAGGTCGCGCGTCTGCTTGAAGCTGGCGCGAATGCGGTCTTGGTAGGGGAAGAGAAGTACGGAGTGCGTCTGCCGGGCAATATGACGCCCGATAGCATTGAAGCAAGCTTGCTGCATGCCCGCGCCCGCGAGGCGAAGCTGTATGTAGCGGTGAACAATATATTTCATAACGACAGGCTTCAAGAATTGGCCGACTATTTGCGCTGCCTGGAGCAGTTGAAGGTGGATGCGATTGTCTTCGGAGATCCTGCCGTGCTGATGACCGCGCGCTCAGCCGCGCCTTCGCTGAAGCTGCACTGGAACGCCGAGATGACGTCCACCAACTACAAGACGGCGAAATACTGGCAAAAGCGCGGTGCGAGCCGCATCGTCGCGGCGCGCGAGCTGAATATGGAACAGGTGCTGGAAATGAAGCAGCAGCTGCCTGACATGGATGTGGAGATTCAAGTGCATGGCATGACGAATATTTATCATTCCAAGCGGCATCTGGTGAATCATTACTTCGCACATATCGGGGAGCATGACGAGATGGGCCGTGCCGATATGAGCCGGAAGCTGTTCCTTATTGAGCAGGAACGTCGTGAGGAGAAATATCCGATCTTCGAGGATGCGAACGGCACGCATATTATGAGTTCGGATGACATTTGCGTGCTCGAGGATCTGAAGCCGCTGCTGGATGCGCGGGTGGACAGCTTCAAGATTGAAGGGCTGTTGAAGTCCGTATCCTATAATGAGACGGTCGTGAAGGTCTATCGGGAAGCGATTGACAGCTATCTTCGCGATCCGGAGCAGTACCGTTTCCACGAAGAGTGGATGGGTCGCATCCGGGCCGTACAGGATCCGGAGCGCGAGCTGTCGTTTGGGTTTTTCTATAAAGATCAGGTGTATTAA
- a CDS encoding peptidase U32 family protein, whose protein sequence is MTTEAKPAKWKGKRYRLDKPELLAPAGNLEKLKFAIHYGADAVYIGGQKYGLRSNADNFSFEEMREGVEFARKYGAKVFVATNIYAHNEDLEGIEEYLRQLEQVGISAIIAADPIIIETAQRVTPGLEVHVSTQQSIANWQTVQFWKEEGAPRVVLARETSLEEIVEMKQHVDIEIEAFIHGAMCSSYSGRCVLSNHFTNRDSNRGGCCQSCRWKYDLFEDGRPDPDRVVTPEEAAGSPVLEQFRLGVNQLALADEEEHAFSMSSKDLCMIEHLPDLIDAGVDSFKIEGRMKSIHYVATVVNVYRQVIDAYMADPDNYELKQEWLDEIRKAANRPVNTGFFYDEPDHEDHIYEPVEKAAPYDFAGLVMDYDSATGMATIQQRNHFKPGTEVEFFGPNGTFFKQTIDKLWDADGNELDAARHPLQLVRIEVNEPVRYFDMMRKKTAKA, encoded by the coding sequence ATGACAACCGAAGCGAAGCCTGCCAAATGGAAAGGCAAGCGGTATCGACTGGATAAGCCCGAATTGCTCGCTCCCGCCGGAAACCTGGAGAAGCTGAAGTTCGCGATTCACTATGGTGCAGACGCCGTCTATATTGGCGGGCAGAAATACGGTCTGCGCTCAAATGCGGACAATTTCAGCTTCGAGGAAATGCGGGAAGGCGTAGAGTTCGCCCGGAAGTACGGAGCGAAAGTATTCGTGGCGACGAACATTTATGCTCATAATGAAGATCTGGAAGGCATTGAGGAGTACCTGCGGCAGCTGGAGCAGGTCGGCATCAGCGCCATCATTGCCGCCGACCCGATTATTATCGAGACGGCACAGCGCGTGACGCCAGGGCTGGAGGTGCATGTCAGCACTCAGCAGTCTATTGCCAATTGGCAGACGGTCCAGTTCTGGAAGGAAGAAGGCGCGCCGCGCGTCGTCCTTGCTCGGGAGACCAGCCTGGAAGAGATTGTGGAGATGAAGCAGCATGTCGACATCGAAATCGAGGCGTTCATCCACGGCGCGATGTGCTCCTCGTATTCGGGACGCTGCGTGCTGTCCAATCATTTCACGAACCGGGATTCGAACCGGGGCGGATGCTGCCAATCCTGCCGCTGGAAATATGATCTGTTCGAAGACGGGCGGCCGGATCCGGATCGGGTCGTCACTCCGGAAGAGGCTGCAGGCTCTCCGGTGCTGGAGCAATTCCGGCTCGGTGTGAATCAGCTCGCCCTTGCGGATGAGGAGGAGCATGCCTTCTCGATGAGCTCCAAGGATCTGTGCATGATTGAGCATCTGCCCGATCTGATCGATGCCGGCGTAGACAGCTTCAAAATTGAAGGCCGGATGAAGTCGATTCACTATGTGGCTACGGTCGTTAACGTGTATCGTCAAGTTATCGATGCCTATATGGCCGATCCGGACAATTATGAGTTGAAGCAGGAATGGCTGGATGAGATTCGCAAGGCGGCGAACCGTCCCGTCAATACGGGCTTCTTCTATGACGAGCCGGATCATGAGGATCATATTTATGAACCGGTAGAGAAAGCGGCGCCGTATGACTTTGCAGGCCTGGTCATGGACTACGATTCGGCGACGGGCATGGCGACAATCCAGCAGCGGAACCACTTCAAGCCGGGAACGGAAGTCGAGTTCTTCGGCCCGAACGGCACCTTCTTCAAGCAGACGATCGACAAGCTGTGGGATGCCGACGGCAATGAACTGGATGCGGCGCGTCACCCGCTGCAGCTCGTGCGGATCGAGGTGAACGAACCGGTTCGCTACTTCGACATGATGCGGAAAAAGACAGCAAAGGCTTAA
- a CDS encoding methyl-accepting chemotaxis protein, with amino-acid sequence MHTRLRGNAGEQRATGTRHSFHPLRSVGMKLFLVFFVTIALLVGSVGLFSFFQARNIIQSQIAQAQEQTLIQVGEKLDLFFSNYSELSTQILFNQDIQAAFLEAALQREGNEYEKLQNRVRVENHLKSYVIGNPTLHGIYLLPVNEKEPAFTSGSSAEKLKDLRQASWFTQAQQQQGEVLWLPTKATGVSGTSPDAAFGLARAVKNTYTGKTQYIVFVEIYLSGLREQIRWKTEEGAFAQIVDADGKLVFSEQTETVNEPPGTRLAAEPDRASGRGETSDANGSELLGAYYRSPVTGWTLNGFTPANVLLQDTITIRNVSWAAIAISLAVALLIGWYVIRSIGYPLERLSHLMEEGARGRLGLQMRHRSQDDIGRVAASFNVMMARIGELVGRTEESAQAVQATAGKLTEASRATSQSAEEIALATEEIAHGSTMLAAEAERGNEWTGRTSAQMLHVIDLNVEMYSAATEVEAAGQRGSAYMEELGRKTGLTERNIHALVGKVDALKSGSGAIRNILDLLTQIAKQTNILSLNAAIEAARAGSAGRGFLVVADEIRSLADESARAIEHVRDRTEAIEREMSETIEMLSGIRPVFEEQLAAVHGADSLFQEVQQHMGLFMAKLDQATEAVNELDETQRMLTGAMTNVGAVAEQSAATTEEVASLSGEQKSVSEQLVSLSQELESVSKHLMERLAQFQLN; translated from the coding sequence ATGCATACACGACTACGCGGAAATGCCGGGGAACAACGCGCCACCGGTACTAGACATTCTTTCCATCCGCTGCGTTCGGTCGGGATGAAGCTGTTTCTCGTCTTTTTCGTAACCATTGCGCTTCTTGTCGGTTCGGTGGGGCTGTTTTCGTTTTTTCAGGCACGAAATATTATTCAAAGTCAAATCGCCCAAGCACAGGAACAGACGTTGATTCAAGTGGGGGAGAAGCTGGATTTATTCTTCTCCAACTACTCTGAATTATCCACCCAGATTCTCTTCAACCAAGATATACAGGCCGCTTTTTTAGAAGCCGCGCTTCAGCGTGAGGGCAATGAATATGAGAAGCTGCAAAATCGGGTTCGGGTTGAGAATCACTTGAAATCCTATGTGATCGGCAATCCGACTTTGCACGGCATCTACTTGCTTCCCGTGAATGAAAAGGAGCCTGCCTTCACATCCGGCTCATCGGCGGAAAAGCTTAAGGACCTGCGCCAGGCGAGCTGGTTCACGCAGGCGCAGCAGCAGCAAGGGGAGGTGCTGTGGCTGCCTACGAAGGCAACTGGAGTCTCCGGCACAAGCCCGGATGCGGCGTTCGGGCTTGCCCGGGCCGTTAAAAATACATATACGGGTAAAACGCAATATATCGTATTCGTGGAAATCTATTTGTCGGGACTGCGGGAGCAGATCCGCTGGAAGACGGAGGAGGGCGCTTTCGCCCAGATCGTCGATGCCGATGGCAAGCTGGTCTTCTCGGAGCAGACGGAAACCGTTAACGAGCCGCCAGGCACCCGGCTTGCTGCCGAGCCCGACCGTGCGAGCGGACGGGGAGAGACCTCGGATGCGAATGGCAGCGAGCTTCTTGGCGCTTATTATCGTTCCCCTGTGACAGGTTGGACGCTGAACGGCTTCACGCCGGCCAATGTATTGCTTCAGGATACGATCACGATCCGGAATGTGTCGTGGGCGGCGATCGCCATCTCGCTTGCTGTCGCGCTGCTCATCGGCTGGTATGTCATCCGGAGCATCGGCTATCCGCTTGAACGGCTTAGCCATCTGATGGAGGAGGGAGCGAGGGGACGGCTCGGCCTGCAGATGAGGCACCGATCCCAGGATGATATCGGGCGGGTGGCGGCCAGCTTCAATGTCATGATGGCTCGAATCGGCGAACTGGTCGGACGGACGGAGGAATCCGCCCAGGCCGTGCAGGCGACGGCAGGGAAGCTGACGGAGGCATCCCGCGCGACCTCTCAGTCCGCCGAGGAGATTGCGCTGGCTACGGAAGAGATCGCGCACGGTTCGACGATGCTGGCTGCCGAAGCGGAGCGGGGCAATGAATGGACCGGCCGCACATCGGCGCAAATGCTGCATGTGATCGATTTGAACGTGGAAATGTACAGTGCGGCCACGGAAGTGGAGGCAGCCGGACAGCGCGGCTCCGCTTATATGGAGGAGCTCGGGCGCAAAACCGGGCTGACCGAGAGAAACATTCACGCCCTTGTCGGCAAGGTCGATGCACTGAAGAGCGGATCGGGGGCGATTCGCAATATTCTTGACCTGTTGACGCAGATTGCGAAGCAGACCAATATATTATCGCTGAATGCCGCGATCGAGGCGGCACGTGCAGGCTCCGCGGGGCGGGGATTCCTTGTCGTCGCAGATGAAATCCGCAGCCTGGCAGATGAGTCGGCGCGTGCGATTGAACACGTCAGGGACAGAACGGAAGCGATCGAACGGGAAATGTCGGAGACGATCGAGATGCTGAGCGGAATCCGTCCGGTGTTCGAGGAGCAGCTCGCTGCTGTGCATGGAGCCGATTCGCTCTTCCAGGAAGTTCAGCAGCATATGGGCCTGTTCATGGCGAAGCTGGATCAGGCGACGGAAGCGGTCAACGAACTGGATGAGACGCAGCGCATGCTGACGGGAGCGATGACGAATGTCGGGGCGGTGGCCGAACAGTCGGCAGCGACGACGGAAGAAGTCGCTTCCTTGAGCGGGGAGCAGAAGTCGGTATCTGAGCAGCTGGTGTCGTTGTCGCAAGAGCTGGAATCCGTGTCGAAGCATCTGATGGAGCGGCTTGCCCAATTTCAACTAAATTAA